Proteins from a single region of Gordonia hongkongensis:
- a CDS encoding NAD(P)H-dependent glycerol-3-phosphate dehydrogenase: MRAAVMGAGSWGTSVAKVLVDAGTDTVIWARRPELAEAINTEHVNADYLPGIALPAALTATSSAVDALLGADVVVCGVPSQSLRPNLTQWTPYIGSDASLVSLAKGIESNTLLRMSEVIAEVTGVADDRIAVLTGPNLAREIAEGQPAATVIACADEARAVTLQSAFSTRYFRPYTNTDVVGCEIGGSAKNVIALACGMASGIGFGQNTLATIITRGLAETIRLGVAVGAQIETLAGLAGIGDLVATCSSPLSRNRTFGARLGEGATMAQAQEATNGQVAEGVKSCSSVRALAERHQVPMPLTDAVHQVCHDGMSVADAVNSLLGRSTKPEIYRD, encoded by the coding sequence GTGCGCGCAGCGGTGATGGGTGCGGGTTCCTGGGGAACCTCGGTGGCGAAGGTGCTGGTCGATGCCGGTACCGACACCGTGATCTGGGCGCGGCGACCCGAACTCGCCGAGGCGATCAACACCGAGCACGTCAACGCCGACTATCTACCCGGCATCGCGCTGCCCGCCGCGCTCACCGCGACGAGTTCGGCGGTCGATGCCCTGCTCGGCGCCGACGTCGTCGTCTGCGGTGTCCCGTCGCAGTCGTTGCGCCCCAACCTGACGCAGTGGACGCCCTACATCGGGTCGGATGCGTCGTTGGTGTCGCTCGCCAAGGGCATCGAATCCAACACCCTGCTGCGGATGAGTGAGGTCATCGCCGAGGTGACCGGTGTCGCCGACGACCGGATCGCGGTGCTGACCGGGCCGAACCTGGCACGCGAGATCGCGGAGGGTCAACCGGCGGCGACCGTGATCGCCTGTGCCGACGAGGCGCGGGCGGTGACGCTGCAGAGCGCGTTCAGTACGCGATACTTCCGGCCGTACACCAACACCGACGTCGTCGGATGTGAGATCGGCGGCTCTGCGAAGAACGTCATCGCGCTGGCCTGCGGGATGGCCAGCGGCATCGGGTTCGGTCAGAACACCCTGGCGACGATCATCACTCGTGGGCTCGCCGAGACGATCCGGTTGGGCGTCGCGGTGGGCGCGCAGATCGAGACGCTGGCGGGTCTCGCCGGGATCGGGGATCTCGTCGCGACGTGTTCGTCGCCGTTGTCGCGCAACCGCACGTTCGGCGCGCGGCTGGGGGAGGGTGCCACCATGGCGCAGGCTCAGGAGGCCACCAACGGGCAGGTCGCCGAGGGCGTCAAGTCGTGCTCGTCGGTGCGTGCGCTGGCCGAGCGACACCAGGTGCCGATGCCGCTCACCGACGCGGTCCACCAGGTCTGTCACGACGGCATGTCGGTGGCCGACGCGGTCAATTCGCTGTTGGGCCGCAGCACCAAGCCGGAGATCTACCGGGACTGA
- a CDS encoding DUF3515 domain-containing protein, which produces MTSAGSDDTQQDPVDGESAEDSARYGGGGRLSPALVATLVAIPVMVLAGFIVFAAMRPDPVTPIESYDSVGPVAAECTRLLTEAPDTFEGFGTKEVSGDRATWPSTGPGDDMTLRCGVTRPAELSPTSNLQEIHAAGQAGVQWFITDTVDGSGQAYVCVDHRPYVAMWIPTNAGNGPITDISGLIDRTLERGPLDFG; this is translated from the coding sequence GTGACGTCAGCAGGTTCGGATGACACCCAGCAGGATCCCGTCGACGGCGAATCCGCCGAGGACTCCGCGCGGTATGGCGGCGGCGGACGTCTCAGCCCCGCACTCGTCGCGACCCTGGTAGCCATTCCGGTGATGGTGCTCGCCGGCTTCATCGTGTTCGCCGCGATGCGCCCCGATCCGGTGACCCCGATCGAGTCCTACGACTCCGTCGGCCCGGTCGCCGCGGAGTGCACCCGCTTGCTCACCGAAGCACCGGACACCTTCGAGGGTTTCGGCACCAAAGAGGTCTCCGGCGACCGCGCGACGTGGCCGTCGACCGGCCCGGGCGACGACATGACACTTCGGTGCGGGGTGACCCGACCTGCCGAGCTGTCTCCCACCAGCAATCTCCAGGAGATCCACGCCGCCGGCCAGGCCGGGGTCCAGTGGTTCATCACGGACACGGTCGACGGCTCGGGCCAGGCCTATGTGTGCGTCGACCACCGGCCCTATGTCGCGATGTGGATTCCGACGAACGCCGGCAACGGACCCATCACCGACATCTCGGGACTGATCGACCGCACCCTCGAACGGGGACCGCTCGACTTCGGCTGA
- a CDS encoding IclR family transcriptional regulator — protein MGKDTASAVSSGIGVLDKSVAVLHAIAEAPCNLSELCERTGLPRATAHRLAVGLETHRFLTRDVTGRWQPGPVLGELASSAHDPVTESALMVLPRLRDITGESVQVYRREGAERVCVAAMEPPTGLRDTVPVGTRFPMSAGSAAKVLLAWADPATQRALVPDSVFSERALHEIRRRGWAQSAGERAAGVASVSAPVRDGNGDVVAAISVSGPIDRMGRRPGARWAADLLAAADAIHKRLQAARP, from the coding sequence ATGGGAAAGGATACCGCATCCGCGGTCAGCAGCGGAATCGGAGTGCTCGACAAGTCCGTGGCGGTGCTGCACGCGATCGCCGAGGCGCCGTGCAATCTCTCCGAACTCTGCGAACGCACCGGTCTGCCCCGGGCGACGGCACATCGACTCGCCGTGGGACTCGAGACGCACCGCTTTCTGACCAGGGATGTCACCGGCCGTTGGCAGCCCGGCCCCGTCCTCGGCGAACTCGCCTCCTCGGCACACGATCCCGTCACCGAGTCGGCTCTCATGGTCCTCCCCCGGCTCCGCGACATCACCGGCGAATCGGTTCAGGTCTATCGCCGCGAAGGTGCCGAACGCGTCTGCGTCGCCGCGATGGAACCACCGACCGGCCTGCGTGACACCGTGCCGGTGGGCACCCGCTTCCCCATGAGCGCAGGGTCCGCGGCGAAAGTCCTCCTCGCCTGGGCCGACCCTGCCACCCAGCGCGCGCTCGTGCCGGACAGCGTCTTCAGCGAGCGCGCACTGCACGAGATCCGCCGGCGCGGGTGGGCCCAGAGTGCCGGCGAACGCGCCGCCGGAGTCGCGAGTGTGTCGGCTCCCGTGCGCGACGGCAACGGTGACGTGGTCGCCGCGATCTCGGTGTCCGGGCCGATCGACCGGATGGGCCGACGACCCGGTGCACGCTGGGCCGCCGATCTGCTCGCCGCCGCCGACGCCATCCACAAACGCCTCCAGGCCGCACGTCCCTGA
- a CDS encoding PPOX class F420-dependent oxidoreductase, whose amino-acid sequence MGVNQRNQIVMSEAEIAEFVARSRTATLATTGADGSIHLVAMWYGIIDGEIWFETKSKSQKAVNIRRNNRCSVMIEDGDTYDTLRGVTFEGTAEILDDPDSCLKVGISVWERYTAPYTEESRPFVEQMMNKRVAVRIRPSRTRSWDHRKLGIPEMPASGTTAEFL is encoded by the coding sequence ATGGGAGTCAACCAACGCAATCAGATCGTCATGTCCGAGGCCGAGATCGCGGAGTTCGTGGCGCGCAGTCGGACCGCGACCCTCGCCACCACCGGAGCGGACGGGAGCATCCACCTCGTGGCGATGTGGTACGGGATCATCGACGGCGAGATCTGGTTCGAGACCAAATCCAAGTCGCAGAAGGCGGTCAACATCCGTCGCAACAACCGGTGCTCGGTGATGATCGAGGACGGTGACACCTACGACACACTGCGCGGCGTCACCTTCGAGGGCACTGCCGAGATCCTCGACGACCCGGACTCGTGCCTGAAGGTCGGCATCAGCGTCTGGGAACGCTACACAGCGCCCTACACCGAAGAATCGCGACCATTCGTCGAGCAGATGATGAACAAGCGCGTCGCCGTCCGGATCCGTCCGTCCCGCACCCGTTCCTGGGACCACCGCAAGCTCGGCATCCCCGAGATGCCGGCCTCGGGCACCACCGCCGAATTCCTCTGA
- the cofC gene encoding 2-phospho-L-lactate guanylyltransferase, whose translation MEHSTVGAGADSTVVDAGGNEPVATSVAAVLAVKNLHRAKSRLAATLSTAFEGDDPVARGSLVLAMFLDTVDALRGAGISRLVVVSPDDEVLAAARRSGMRGLSESPHRAPADAGLNSAFVEGARWAREAWPESTGLMYVQADLPAATSTSVAAVLRAAGEHRSSFVTDRDGSGTVLLHGTGTGVPAPRFGPGSAAAHRAAGAVELDPAGREWADLRTDVDTAADLGVARELGLGPHTVAALRHL comes from the coding sequence ATGGAACACAGCACCGTCGGCGCGGGCGCCGACTCGACGGTCGTCGACGCGGGGGGCAACGAGCCCGTCGCGACGTCGGTCGCGGCCGTGCTGGCGGTCAAGAATCTGCACCGCGCGAAGTCTCGACTGGCGGCGACGCTGTCCACCGCATTCGAGGGTGACGACCCCGTCGCCCGGGGTTCCCTCGTCCTGGCGATGTTCCTCGACACCGTCGACGCCTTGCGCGGCGCCGGGATCTCTCGGCTCGTCGTCGTCAGCCCCGACGACGAGGTGCTCGCCGCGGCGCGGCGCTCGGGCATGCGCGGCCTGAGCGAGTCGCCGCACCGGGCACCCGCGGACGCCGGTCTCAACTCCGCGTTCGTCGAGGGTGCGCGCTGGGCGCGCGAGGCGTGGCCCGAGTCGACGGGCCTGATGTACGTGCAGGCCGATCTGCCGGCGGCGACGAGCACGTCCGTCGCCGCCGTGTTGCGCGCCGCCGGTGAACACCGCTCGAGCTTCGTCACCGACCGGGACGGCTCCGGGACGGTGCTGCTGCACGGCACCGGTACCGGCGTCCCCGCTCCCCGTTTCGGTCCCGGTTCGGCGGCCGCCCACCGGGCCGCCGGCGCCGTCGAACTCGACCCGGCCGGCCGGGAGTGGGCCGACCTGCGCACCGACGTCGACACCGCGGCGGACCTGGGCGTCGCCCGCGAGCTCGGCCTCGGACCGCACACCGTCGCTGCGCTGCGTCATCTCTGA
- the leuD gene encoding 3-isopropylmalate dehydratase small subunit translates to MEPFTEHTGIGVPLRRSNVDTDQIIPAVYLKRVTRTGFEDGLFAGWRTDPDFILNNEPWSRGSVLVAGPDFGTGSSREHAVWALSDFGFRVVISSRFADIFRGNSGKAGLVAAQVEQPDVELLWKRLEENPGLEVTVSLVDKTVTAGDLVVPLAIDDYTRWRLMEGLDDIGLTLREVEAISEYESARPAFKPRTLAD, encoded by the coding sequence ATGGAACCGTTCACCGAACACACCGGTATCGGTGTCCCGCTGCGTCGCAGCAACGTCGACACCGACCAGATCATCCCGGCCGTCTATCTGAAGCGGGTGACGCGCACCGGCTTTGAGGACGGTCTGTTCGCCGGTTGGCGGACCGATCCCGACTTCATCCTCAACAACGAGCCCTGGAGCCGCGGGTCGGTCCTGGTCGCCGGTCCCGACTTCGGCACCGGGTCGTCGCGTGAACACGCGGTCTGGGCGCTGTCCGATTTCGGCTTCCGCGTGGTGATCTCGTCGCGTTTCGCCGACATCTTCCGCGGCAACTCGGGCAAGGCGGGTCTGGTGGCCGCGCAGGTCGAGCAGCCCGACGTCGAACTGCTGTGGAAGCGCCTCGAGGAGAATCCTGGCCTCGAAGTGACGGTGAGCCTTGTCGATAAGACGGTCACCGCCGGAGACCTCGTGGTGCCGTTGGCAATTGATGACTACACGCGGTGGCGTCTGATGGAGGGTCTCGACGACATCGGACTCACGTTGCGCGAGGTAGAGGCGATTTCCGAGTACGAGTCGGCGCGTCCGGCATTCAAGCCGCGCACCCTCGCGGACTGA
- the leuC gene encoding 3-isopropylmalate dehydratase large subunit, translating to MSNSPAQPLTLAEKVWRDHVVVPGDVDASGNTNPDLIYIDLHLVHEVTSPQAFEGLRLAGRPVRRPDLTIATEDHNVPTVDIDKPIADPVSRTQVDTLRSNCEEFGVRLHPMGDAEQGIVHVVGPQLGLTQPGMTVVCGDSHTSTHGAFGAIAMGIGTSEVEHVLATQTLSLRPFKTMAINVDGELPPGVTSKDLILAIIAKIGTGGGQGYVLEYRGEAIRKLSMEARMTVCNMSIEAGARAGMIAPDEVTYEFLKGRPHAPSGADWDAAVAYWDSLRTDPGATFDAEVHIDAASLTPFVTWGTNPGQGAPLGDAVPDPAEYGDEVKASAAAKALEYMGLEPGTPLRDIKVDTVFVGSCTNGRIEDLREVAGILKGRRVADGMRMLIVPGSMRVRAQAEDEGLGEIFLAAGAEWRQAGCSMCLGMNPDQLAPGERCASTSNRNFEGRQGKGGRTHLVSPGVAAATALRGTLSAPADLDAQPAPADLG from the coding sequence ATGAGCAACAGCCCAGCCCAGCCGCTGACTCTCGCCGAGAAGGTGTGGCGCGACCATGTCGTCGTCCCCGGTGACGTCGATGCGTCCGGCAACACCAATCCCGACCTGATCTACATCGATCTCCACCTCGTCCACGAGGTCACCAGCCCCCAGGCCTTCGAGGGTCTGCGCCTCGCCGGTCGTCCGGTCCGCCGACCGGATCTGACCATCGCGACCGAGGACCACAACGTCCCGACGGTGGACATCGACAAGCCCATCGCCGATCCCGTGTCGCGGACCCAGGTCGACACGCTGCGCAGCAACTGCGAGGAATTCGGCGTCCGCCTTCATCCCATGGGTGACGCCGAGCAGGGCATCGTCCACGTGGTCGGGCCGCAGTTGGGCCTGACCCAACCCGGCATGACCGTCGTGTGCGGTGACAGCCACACCTCGACGCACGGTGCCTTCGGAGCGATCGCGATGGGTATCGGTACCAGTGAGGTCGAGCACGTCCTGGCGACGCAGACCCTCTCGCTGCGCCCGTTCAAGACGATGGCGATCAATGTCGACGGCGAGCTCCCGCCCGGTGTGACGAGCAAGGACCTGATCCTCGCGATCATCGCGAAGATCGGCACCGGCGGCGGGCAGGGTTACGTGCTGGAGTACCGCGGGGAGGCGATCCGCAAGCTCTCCATGGAAGCGCGGATGACGGTGTGCAACATGTCGATCGAGGCAGGCGCCCGGGCGGGGATGATCGCACCCGATGAGGTCACCTACGAGTTCCTCAAGGGCCGCCCGCATGCCCCGTCGGGTGCCGATTGGGATGCTGCCGTTGCCTATTGGGACAGTCTGCGCACCGATCCCGGTGCCACCTTCGACGCCGAGGTGCACATCGACGCCGCCTCGCTGACCCCGTTCGTCACGTGGGGGACCAATCCGGGACAGGGTGCGCCGCTCGGCGACGCGGTACCCGACCCGGCGGAGTACGGCGACGAGGTCAAGGCGAGTGCCGCGGCCAAGGCGCTGGAGTACATGGGCCTCGAGCCCGGAACGCCGCTGCGCGACATCAAGGTCGACACGGTCTTCGTCGGCTCCTGCACCAACGGGCGGATCGAGGACCTGCGCGAGGTCGCCGGCATCCTCAAGGGGCGCAGGGTCGCGGACGGGATGCGGATGCTCATCGTGCCCGGTTCGATGCGGGTGCGTGCACAGGCCGAGGACGAAGGTCTCGGCGAGATCTTCCTCGCGGCCGGCGCCGAATGGCGGCAAGCCGGGTGCTCGATGTGCCTCGGCATGAACCCCGACCAGCTCGCCCCGGGGGAGCGGTGTGCGTCGACCTCCAACCGCAATTTCGAAGGGCGCCAGGGCAAGGGTGGCCGAACGCACCTCGTGTCTCCGGGAGTGGCAGCGGCCACCGCGCTGCGCGGCACCTTGTCCGCGCCCGCCGACCTGGACGCACAGCCGGCGCCCGCCGATCTCGGTTGA
- a CDS encoding NUDIX hydrolase produces MAKKTNEVWAAGGVVWRPVVPGPTGNDAAEIDDVEIAVVHRPKYDDWTLPKGKAEPGETLIDTAVREIAEETGQHVVLGRHLDDVHYDLGSTRKHVRYWSARASDGEFVAGHEVDELRWLPVDEAREMLSYPLDRTILEEFVRLPADLHTFLLVRHAKAGRRSTYKGDDRLRPLDKLGRAQAAALAPLLIAFGASRVHSADRVRCEQTLEPLRDRLGVELHSEPDLSEETYRTNPAAAQRRILELAADTTSTLAVCSQGKVIPPLMDWWSERDSIPLPKASNRKGSVWVLSLFDGRLVAADHIAGPLPTA; encoded by the coding sequence ATGGCGAAGAAGACGAATGAGGTGTGGGCCGCCGGCGGTGTGGTGTGGCGACCGGTTGTCCCCGGTCCGACCGGGAACGATGCCGCCGAGATCGACGATGTCGAGATCGCGGTCGTCCACCGCCCCAAGTACGACGACTGGACGCTGCCCAAGGGAAAGGCCGAGCCGGGCGAGACCCTCATCGACACGGCGGTGCGCGAGATCGCCGAGGAGACGGGCCAACACGTCGTTCTCGGCCGGCACCTGGACGACGTCCACTACGACCTCGGCAGTACCCGCAAGCATGTGCGCTACTGGTCGGCGCGAGCGTCCGACGGAGAGTTCGTCGCCGGGCACGAGGTCGACGAGCTGCGGTGGCTCCCCGTCGACGAGGCCCGGGAGATGTTGAGCTATCCGCTCGATCGCACGATCCTCGAGGAGTTCGTGCGGCTACCCGCGGACCTGCACACGTTCCTGTTGGTACGGCACGCCAAGGCCGGCCGGCGCTCGACCTACAAGGGCGACGACCGGTTGCGGCCCCTCGACAAACTCGGCCGGGCGCAAGCCGCCGCCCTCGCCCCATTGCTGATCGCGTTCGGGGCGAGCCGGGTGCACTCGGCCGATCGCGTCCGCTGTGAGCAGACCCTGGAACCGCTACGCGACCGGCTGGGGGTCGAGTTGCACAGCGAGCCGGATCTGTCGGAGGAGACGTATCGGACCAATCCGGCAGCGGCGCAACGCCGGATCCTCGAACTCGCCGCCGACACGACGTCGACCCTGGCGGTCTGCAGTCAGGGCAAGGTGATCCCGCCCCTCATGGACTGGTGGTCCGAGCGCGACTCGATCCCGCTTCCCAAGGCCTCCAACCGCAAGGGCAGTGTGTGGGTTCTGTCTCTGTTCGACGGCCGGCTGGTGGCGGCCGATCACATCGCCGGGCCGCTCCCGACAGCCTGA
- a CDS encoding HU family DNA-binding protein has protein sequence MNKAELIDELTKKLDADRKTATEAVELVVDTIVRAVNKGESVTITGFGVFEKRKRAPRVARNPRTGETVKVRATSVPAFRPGAQFKAVVAGKQKLSATGPAVKRGSGATTTAAKKAAPAKKTAAKKTTAAAKKTTAAKKAPAKTTAAKKTTAAKKAPAKTTAAKKTTTAAKKAPAKKAAPAKKATAAKKAPAKKTAAKKTAAKKTTRR, from the coding sequence ATGAACAAGGCGGAGCTCATTGATGAGCTGACCAAGAAGCTCGACGCGGATCGCAAGACTGCGACTGAAGCCGTCGAGCTCGTCGTCGACACGATCGTGCGCGCAGTCAACAAGGGCGAGAGCGTGACGATCACCGGCTTCGGCGTATTCGAGAAGCGGAAGCGCGCACCGCGCGTCGCCCGTAACCCGCGCACCGGCGAGACCGTCAAGGTCCGCGCGACCTCGGTGCCGGCGTTCCGTCCGGGCGCTCAGTTCAAAGCTGTTGTGGCGGGCAAGCAGAAGCTGTCCGCGACCGGTCCGGCTGTGAAGCGCGGAAGCGGGGCCACCACCACGGCAGCCAAGAAGGCTGCGCCGGCGAAGAAGACGGCCGCCAAGAAGACGACCGCCGCCGCCAAGAAGACCACGGCGGCCAAGAAGGCTCCGGCGAAGACCACGGCGGCCAAGAAGACCACCGCGGCCAAGAAGGCTCCGGCGAAGACCACGGCGGCCAAGAAGACCACCACCGCGGCGAAGAAGGCTCCGGCCAAGAAGGCGGCGCCGGCGAAGAAGGCCACCGCGGCGAAGAAGGCTCCGGCCAAGAAGACTGCCGCGAAGAAGACCGCGGCGAAGAAGACCACCCGTCGCTGA
- a CDS encoding Lrp/AsnC ligand binding domain-containing protein, which translates to MSVVQAYILIQTEVGRAALAAATIAEIAGVASSEEVSGPYDVIVRVDASDATHLTENVVPQIQKVDGITRTLTCPVVPTTR; encoded by the coding sequence ATGTCCGTGGTTCAGGCATACATACTGATCCAGACCGAGGTCGGCAGGGCCGCCCTCGCAGCCGCGACCATCGCCGAGATCGCCGGGGTCGCCTCGTCGGAAGAGGTCAGTGGGCCGTACGACGTGATCGTCCGGGTCGACGCCTCCGATGCCACCCACCTGACCGAGAACGTGGTTCCGCAGATCCAGAAGGTGGACGGGATCACCCGCACCCTGACCTGCCCGGTGGTCCCCACGACGCGCTGA
- a CDS encoding RNA degradosome polyphosphate kinase, protein MSPADDDVSQTATVTTTPIPHAPPAATLVPDESADLPEDRYLNRELSWLDFNSRVLALAEDTSLPLLDRAKFLAIFASNLDEFFMVRVAGLKRRDETGLSVRSADGLSPREQLMRIAGRAQTVADRHARVFLDSVRPALADNDIYVVSWSQLTAEQQARMTDYFQDEVFPVLTPLAVDPAHPFPYISGLSLNLAVTVRDVNESGEHFARVKVPDNVNRFIRVDRLSPARAPDDDKAARSAVFLPLESLIAANLGTLFPGMEIVEHHVFRITRNADFEVEEDRDEDLLQALERELARRRFGSPVRLEVADDMSEHMLELLLRELEVDPADVIQVPGLLDLSSLFEIYALDRPHLKDRPFVPATHPAFGERETPKSVFSTLRDGDVLVHHPYDSFSTSVQRFIEQAAADPQVLAIKQTLYRTSGDSPIVNALIDAAEAGKQVVALVEIKARFDEQANIKWARKLEQAGVHVVYGLVGLKTHCKTCLVVRREGSTIKRYCHIGTGNYNPKTARLYEDVGLLTAAPDIGADLTDLFNTLTGYSRKQEYRNILVAPHGIRAGIIKRIHREIELFRDGDTRARIQLKANALVDEQVIDALYRASQSGVPVDVVVRGISALRPGVEGYSDNIHVRSILGQFLEHSRILYFGAQNEYWFGSADMMHRNLDRRVEVMVNVRDERLAGELGDIFASALDPRTRCWVLQSDGSWVASPAEGEEVRDHQRQMMRRNRRRPETSS, encoded by the coding sequence GTGAGCCCCGCCGACGATGACGTATCGCAGACCGCCACGGTCACCACGACACCGATCCCGCATGCCCCGCCGGCCGCCACCCTGGTGCCCGACGAATCCGCCGACCTGCCCGAGGACCGTTACCTCAACCGGGAATTGAGCTGGCTGGACTTCAACTCCCGGGTGCTCGCACTCGCCGAGGACACCTCCCTGCCGCTCCTCGATCGTGCGAAGTTCCTCGCCATCTTCGCCTCGAACCTCGACGAGTTCTTCATGGTGCGGGTGGCCGGACTCAAGCGGCGCGACGAGACCGGCCTGTCGGTCCGGTCCGCCGACGGCCTGTCGCCGCGAGAACAACTCATGCGCATCGCCGGACGCGCGCAGACCGTCGCCGACCGGCACGCGCGCGTCTTCCTCGATTCGGTCCGACCGGCGTTGGCCGACAACGACATCTACGTGGTGTCCTGGTCGCAGCTCACCGCCGAGCAGCAGGCGCGGATGACCGATTATTTCCAGGACGAGGTATTTCCGGTCCTGACGCCCCTGGCGGTCGACCCCGCTCATCCGTTCCCGTACATCAGCGGGTTGTCGCTGAACCTCGCGGTCACGGTCCGCGACGTCAACGAGAGCGGCGAGCACTTCGCGCGGGTCAAGGTACCGGACAACGTGAACCGCTTCATCCGCGTCGACCGGCTGTCGCCCGCTCGGGCGCCCGACGACGACAAGGCCGCCAGGAGCGCGGTGTTCCTACCGTTGGAGAGTCTGATCGCGGCCAACCTCGGGACGTTGTTCCCGGGTATGGAAATCGTTGAGCACCACGTCTTCCGGATCACCCGCAACGCCGACTTCGAGGTCGAAGAGGACCGCGACGAGGACCTCCTCCAGGCGCTCGAGCGAGAACTCGCGCGCCGCCGGTTCGGCTCGCCGGTGCGGCTCGAGGTCGCCGACGACATGAGCGAGCACATGCTCGAGTTGTTGCTGCGCGAGCTCGAGGTGGACCCCGCCGACGTCATCCAGGTGCCCGGACTCCTCGATCTGTCATCACTTTTCGAGATCTACGCGCTCGACCGCCCGCATCTCAAGGACCGTCCGTTCGTCCCCGCCACCCACCCCGCGTTCGGCGAGCGAGAGACACCCAAGAGCGTGTTCTCTACTCTTCGCGACGGTGACGTACTCGTCCACCATCCGTACGACTCGTTCTCGACGAGCGTGCAGCGGTTCATCGAGCAGGCCGCGGCCGACCCGCAGGTCCTGGCCATCAAGCAGACGCTGTACCGCACCTCCGGCGACTCCCCGATCGTCAACGCGCTCATCGACGCCGCCGAGGCCGGGAAGCAGGTCGTCGCGCTGGTGGAGATCAAGGCCCGCTTCGACGAGCAGGCGAACATCAAGTGGGCCCGCAAACTGGAACAGGCCGGCGTCCACGTCGTCTACGGCCTCGTCGGTTTGAAGACCCACTGCAAGACCTGCCTGGTGGTGCGTCGCGAGGGCTCGACGATCAAGCGGTACTGCCACATCGGGACCGGCAACTACAACCCGAAGACCGCGCGGCTCTACGAGGACGTGGGCCTGCTGACCGCGGCCCCCGACATCGGCGCCGACCTGACCGACCTGTTCAACACCTTGACGGGCTACTCCCGCAAGCAGGAGTACCGCAACATCCTCGTTGCGCCGCACGGCATCCGGGCGGGCATCATCAAACGGATCCATCGCGAGATCGAGCTGTTCCGCGACGGCGACACGCGCGCGAGAATCCAGCTCAAGGCGAATGCACTGGTCGATGAGCAGGTGATCGATGCGCTGTACCGGGCCTCGCAGAGCGGGGTACCCGTCGACGTCGTCGTCCGTGGCATCAGCGCGCTGCGGCCCGGGGTCGAGGGTTACAGCGACAACATCCACGTGCGGTCGATCCTGGGGCAGTTCCTCGAGCACTCCCGAATCCTGTATTTCGGTGCGCAGAACGAGTACTGGTTCGGCAGCGCGGACATGATGCACCGCAATCTCGATCGGCGCGTGGAGGTCATGGTGAACGTCCGTGACGAGCGTCTGGCCGGTGAACTCGGTGACATCTTCGCTTCCGCCCTCGATCCGCGGACCCGCTGCTGGGTCCTGCAGTCCGACGGGAGCTGGGTGGCCTCACCCGCCGAGGGCGAAGAGGTGCGCGACCATCAGCGACAGATGATGCGGCGCAATCGTCGTCGGCCGGAAACCAGTTCGTGA